From the genome of Corallococcus macrosporus DSM 14697:
GTTTCCAGAGGGGCCGCGACTCCGTCACCCCATAGACCTTGTTGAGCGCGGTCATCAGCGCCACCACGCCCGCCGAAGCCGCCCAGACGGCGCCGACACCACCCACCGTCAGCAGCCCCACCGGCCGGCTGTTCGCCAGCGCCTCGATGCGCTCGCTCAGGATGGACGTCACTTCCTTGGGCGCCACCCGGGCCAGCTCCTGGATGAGCACCTGCGCCTGGGCGGGCTCGATGAGCAGGCCGGCCAGCGACACCAGGAAGAGCAGGAACGGGAACAGCGCCAGGATCACCCGGAAGGTCAGCGCGCCCGCGACATCGCCCACCTCGTCGCGCGTCCACTCGTCCTTCAGCGCCACGAAGAACGTCTTCCAGCTCATTCCCTTGCCAGGGAGCACCATTCCGCCTCCTCGGAGGTATTGCGACCGGGGGAACGATGCGCACTCCCCACACCCCAGGCGACCTCCAGCCCCCGGCTCCCTCGCACGCGGCCGGAGGGCAGGCGGGCAGGAAGGGCGCGGGAGGTGCATTTCCAGAAAACCCTTCGCTCCCAGCCCTCCCCCCTAGGCAGGAGAGCGTTCATTGGCGTACACCATGGAAGGGGGCTGCCGGTCGGTTCCGCCGCGGCCCCTCCCCCGAGGACGCCATGTTCGTCTCCTGTCTCCTGAGCGTCAGCCTGGCGCTGAGCGCCGGCGCCGCACCCGGAACGCCCCCGGGCCCCCAGGCACCCGCTGCCTCGCACACGCTGTGGCTCGTCCAGGCCCTGTACCCCGGGCAGGACGCGTTGCTGCGCCGCACCGAGGAAGGCATCGCCGCGCTGATACCCCAGGAGGTCCAGGCGCGGCAGCTCATCGGCCGGTCCGCCCTGGCCGCGCACCTGAAGGGCCGCTCGGGGGACCTGCGCTGCGTAACGGGCGAGACCCGCTGCCGTGAGCCGCTGGAGGCGTACCTGGACTCGCTGGGCCTGGAGCGCGTGGTGCTGGTGCAGGCGGGCCAGGACGACGCGGGCTACCGCTTCCGCGCCGTCAGCGTCCGGCCTGGCACCGGCGCCCGAGGCCAGGCGGAGACGGCGAACCCGTCCTTCGAGAAGGCCCTGGCCGGCGTGCTGGTGAAGTTCCTGTCGCTCAACGCCACGGTGGACGCGGAGACGACGCCCGCGGGCGCCACCGTCTTCATCGACGGCGTGAAGGTGGGCACCACGCCCTTCTCCACGGAGGTGCTGCCGGGCGAGCACACCTTCCGCTTCGAGCTGGCCTCGCACCTGCCGAAGGAGGAGACGCGGGTGGTGAGCTCGCGCGAGCAGGTGAAGCTGGCCGCCACGCTGGAGAAGGTGCCCGCGCGGCTGGTGGTCAAGGCCCAGCCGGAGGGCGCGGAGATTCGCGTGGACGGCGAGCCGGTGGGCACCACCGCGGTGGACCAGGGCATCCAGCCCGGCACCCGCGTGGTGTCGCTCTCCCTGGAAGGCTACGAGCCCCACGAGGTGACGGCGGAGATTGCCCCGGGCGGGACGTACACGCTGGAGCACGCGCTGACGCCCACCTCCCTGCAGTCCTTCAAGCTGGCCATGCGGCGCCGCAAGGAGGCCACCATGGCGCGGCAGAGCTACCTGGAGGCCTCGTTCGAGCTGCAGCGCCTCACGGGCACGTCGCTGGCGTCCCAGCCGCTGAGCACCTCGGTGGAGCTGGAGGACCTGCGCAC
Proteins encoded in this window:
- a CDS encoding PEGA domain-containing protein, which produces MFVSCLLSVSLALSAGAAPGTPPGPQAPAASHTLWLVQALYPGQDALLRRTEEGIAALIPQEVQARQLIGRSALAAHLKGRSGDLRCVTGETRCREPLEAYLDSLGLERVVLVQAGQDDAGYRFRAVSVRPGTGARGQAETANPSFEKALAGVLVKFLSLNATVDAETTPAGATVFIDGVKVGTTPFSTEVLPGEHTFRFELASHLPKEETRVVSSREQVKLAATLEKVPARLVVKAQPEGAEIRVDGEPVGTTAVDQGIQPGTRVVSLSLEGYEPHEVTAEIAPGGTYTLEHALTPTSLQSFKLAMRRRKEATMARQSYLEASFELQRLTGTSLASQPLSTSVELEDLRTRDIRAPGSRNLRGVGVEYGRYGQFFGVMLVGATYASTGDTWTLGIDVPPGVGGAGPDGVSALDTQVQAVSVRALQPQLRYVLGPVSFALQVGLEGRGLLVKERAGDTAIFKDGLYALDLHASGQATARIFVYEGLYASVAYQHSFTLLKKIAGTSNIRGGLGYAF